The Tautonia plasticadhaerens nucleotide sequence GGGTCCTCTCCCGCATCGGCTACCTGTCCGAGGAGAACGACTTGCCCGGGTGGATGCGGGTCGACGAGTTGATCCGCTACACCCGCTCCTTCTACCCCGGCTGGGATGACGCCTACGCCGAGGAGTTGCGGCGAGCCTTCGAGCTGGCCCCCGCGGCCCGGATCGGTCACCTCTCTAAGGGCCAGCGGGCACGGGCCGGGCTCCTGATCGCGCTGGCCCACCGCCCCGAGCTGATCGTGCTCGACGAGCCGTCGTCGGGGCTGGACCCGGTCGTCCGCCGCGACATCCTGGGGGCGATCATCCGGGCCATCGCCGAGGAGGGGAGGACCGCGCTGTTCTCGTCCCACCTGCTCGACGAGGTGGAGCGGGTGGCGGACCGCGTGGCCATGATCGACGGCGGGCGGGTCATCTTCAGCTCCGACCTGGACGACGTGAAGCAGAACCACCGCAGCCTGACGCTCCGGTTCGCGGAGGCCCGCACCCGGCCGCCTGCCCTGGCTGGCGTGCTCACCTGGGCGGGGACGGGCCACGAGTGGACGGCGGTGTACGCGGGCCGGCCCGGGGGGCTCGCGTCGGCGGCCTCGGAGTGCGGGGCCCGCATCGTCGGGGAGCGGACCCCGTCGCTGGATGAGATCTTCTTCGCCCGGGTCGGGGCCGCCTGCGTCGCGACCGAGGAGGGTTGAGCCGTGCTGTCTCCCGCGTTGGCGATCGGCTGGGAGTTGTGGGCCCGCAACCGCCGGGGGATCGCCGCGGTCGCCGCCGGGCTGATCGCGGCCGGCCTCACCGGCGCGCTGCTCCCGACCGGGACGGCGGAGGAAGCCGTCGTCGTCCTGAGCTCCGTGTTCCTCCCCGTCGCGATCGTCTTCCTCCTCTCGGCCGTGAGCCATTGCGAGTTCCGCGAGGGCCGCCTCCGGCTCGGCTTCCCGGCGCGGATGCTCACCCTGCCCATGCGGACCGGCGCCCTGGTCGCGTGGCCCATGCTCTACGGGGTTGGGGCCCTGACGCTCCTGTGGGTCGCGATGGCCGTGCTGGTCTGGATCCCGGCGGGGGTCGAGCCGTTATGGTGGCTGGTCCCGCTGCTCGCCGTCGCGCTCGTCTGGTTCCAGGCGATCTGCTGGGCCGTGCCGGGGCCGCCCCTGGCCCGGGTCCTCGCGGCGTGCGTGGTCCTGCCGGCCTTGAAATTCGCGCTCGAGATGATCGCGACGTACATCGTCATGGTCGTGAACCACGAGCCCCGGGTGGACCACTCGACCCTGGTCCCGGCGCGCCCGGTCATCGTGACGATCTTCGCCGCCTGCTTCCTCCCGCTGGCCTACGCCGTGGCCGTGGTCGGGGTGTCCCTCACCCGCCGCGGGACGGTCAGTGGCTGGACGCCGACCTGGCACCGAGCCGGACGCGTGCCGGCGCGGGGCCGGCCGCCGTTTCGCTCGGCCGCCCGGGCCCAGCTCTGGTTCGAGTGGCGGCGAAAGGGGGCCATCCTGCCCCTGTTCCCGCTTTGCTCCCTTCTCTTCCTCGCGGTCGTGGTCGCCCCGTTCGTGGGGGCGAGGGAGCTCGTCCAGGGGGTCGTCGGGATGGTCGTCCTCGTGCTGGCCGTGGCCTTCGCGGTGGGGTACGGGTTCGGCAAGACCAGCTTCTGGGCGAGCGACCTCCATCTCTCGGCGTTCCACGGCACCCGGCCCCTCG carries:
- a CDS encoding ABC transporter ATP-binding protein translates to MAAPACTTAPVIAVDGLTRRFGPRVALDGVTLRVPRGEVFGLVGANGAGKTTLIRHVLGVLKAGVGSVRVFGRDPVADPVGVLSRIGYLSEENDLPGWMRVDELIRYTRSFYPGWDDAYAEELRRAFELAPAARIGHLSKGQRARAGLLIALAHRPELIVLDEPSSGLDPVVRRDILGAIIRAIAEEGRTALFSSHLLDEVERVADRVAMIDGGRVIFSSDLDDVKQNHRSLTLRFAEARTRPPALAGVLTWAGTGHEWTAVYAGRPGGLASAASECGARIVGERTPSLDEIFFARVGAACVATEEG